The region AACAAAACCTCATAAATCAATGTCGTTGTCGAACACAGAAAGTGGCAAACGTACTCCATGGATACGAGTGCTGAGGAAGTATACTTGTTCTAAGGGCGGTTGTAAGTACGCGGATTATTCGTTGTTGGACTCGGTTCAGCATGAAAAAGAGCACATCTATGAAAACTTCTGGTTGCCCTATTGCCTGCACGTTTGCACGAAATGCGGTTTCGAAGCTCGTCTGCAGGCAGTGGTGACACACGTGATCGTCGACCATGGCGACGACGTGAACGAAAAAGACATCGCCGCCCACGTCAGCTTGTTGATGTTCGAACTCGGGCGAATGTGGTTTCTGTGTCGATCGTGCGACGTCGTTTTCGACTCGATCTACGCGATCGGCGAGCACCTTGATCTCAAACATATTGTGCCGGGATTCGATCCGACAGCGAACACGCCGCAAATGAAAGCGATGCTCGCCGAATTGTGGGCGAAACACGTGCAGGAGATTCGTAACCGCCAGTGGGACGGCAGCGTCGATTTCAACAACGAAACAAAACTGTTTGCCAGGGTTTCCGTGCCGATGTTCGATGTCGTAAAAAGTAATTTCATTGCGAGATGCATTTCGTGCTACGAATACGAGTCCACTTATGATGATTGTGAATCCTAGAACATTTGACTCCTCAGGACCCGGTTTCACTGTCGTCGGTTTTGGTTTcgattcattaatttgaataattggaattgaattaatttaacttaattttgtagtcaaattgaacccagGTATTTTCAGGGGTAGTTATA is a window of Tubulanus polymorphus chromosome 2, tnTubPoly1.2, whole genome shotgun sequence DNA encoding:
- the LOC141898389 gene encoding uncharacterized protein LOC141898389, which translates into the protein MEKTTTTSDAQHEEEVDDDTVVVKKRKRNRKPSDKARKRPPVNGQKRYYCAYCQYFSSELLQVNKHRISVHGTSILLDQKKTTTTTNATRPIMKSLVNNTPGPRLGKLKCVKCDKIHLSALYPCHDCNYLASCLNEALKHVKSAHKKSALFLCPFCACPFIEISKLELHLLKRHVTNEENPLAFLNRKDAQTNLNYSTQQTKPHKSMSLSNTESGKRTPWIRVLRKYTCSKGGCKYADYSLLDSVQHEKEHIYENFWLPYCLHVCTKCGFEARLQAVVTHVIVDHGDDVNEKDIAAHVSLLMFELGRMWFLCRSCDVVFDSIYAIGEHLDLKHIVPGFDPTANTPQMKAMLAELWAKHVQEIRNRQWDGSVDFNNETKLFARVSVPMFDVVKSNFIARCISCYEYESTYDDCES